AGCCAAAAGGGAATTAGAAGAAGAAACAGGCTACCGGGCCAATAAGTGGCAAGCTCTACAGACCTTTTATTTATCCCCTGGTTATTTAAATGAGGAGATTACTTTATTTATAGCAACTGATTTGTATCTAGCTCCCAATCCTCTCGCTCAAGATGAAGATGAACGCATAGAGATTTTTTACTTTTCAAAAGATGAGATTAAAAATTTGTTAATGAAAGGTAAAATAGTCGATTTAAAGACTTTATTTGCTTTACAATACTGGGTGAATCGTGAAGATTAGTGGAAGTAGTTCAGAAAGGAGGCTATCATTATGAAATGGAGAACGCCAAGAAAACGTGCTTCTAACAGTAATGACCTAACAGATCAATATGATTCAGATGATTTGGTGTCGGAAAATGATTATGATGAAAGTAAACCTTTTGATGATGATTATTTCAATCAAGAACAAGAATACCTACAGTATGATTCTGATCAAGATATGACACAAGTCTATGGACAACCTTTATTTGATCGACAACAATTTGATGAAAAAGCGGGGCATTATCCTTCTAGGCGTGATTATCATGGTCATTATGAAGAAGAAATTGAATCTGAAGATGAATTTGCTTATAATGATGAAGATTACGTAGAAACGGACGTTTATGATGAAGCATACGATTCTGAAACTGCGTTTTACGCGCAGGCGTCAACCGATGATTTTATGGAAGATGCAGACAACACCTACGGTGATTCTGACGAAACCATCGATGTTAATGCTCGTCGGAGCAAATATAGTGCAAAAATAGATAGTTTTTTAAATAATGGTATTATTATTACTGGAATTCTGCTAATCATGGTTTTATTGATAGCATTTCTAGTTTGAAAGTAGGTAAATGATGAAAATTGGAATAATTGGGGCGATGGAAGAAGAGATTCTTATGCTTAAGGAAACCATTATAAACCCAGTCATTGAAACATATAGTGGCTTTGAAGTGGTCAGTGGACAATTAGGCGATCATCAAGTGGCTTTAGTCTTATCGGGGATTGGTAAGGTAAATGCTACTTTAAGTGTGATGATTTTAAAAGAAAAGTATCAGATTGATCTCATCATTAATACCGGATCGGCGGGAGCGGTTGATCCCGCTATAAAAGTAGGCGATGTTGTTATCGCACATTCATTATCACATCATGATGTGGATGTTACTGGATTTGGCTATGCCTATGGTCAAATGGCTGGAATGCCTGAACGTTATTTACCCGATTCAGAATTACTAAGAATTGCGCAAATGGTTTGTCGGACGTTTGAGATTGAACCGATTATCGGGCTCGTCGTCAGTGGTGATCAGTTTATTAATAGTAAAGAACAAATCAATAAGATTAGAACGAACTTTCCAACGGCTCGCGCAGTAGATATGGAATCAGCGGCCATTGCTCAAGCTAGCTATGTCTTAGATATTCCCTATGTGATAATTCGTTCTATTTCAGATAATGCTAATGATGAAGCCAGTGTTGACTTTGATACTTTTATTGAATTGGCTAGTCGTGTATCGGCGAGTATGGTCATTGAATTTGTCAAACAAGTTCCCTTCGATCCTTACGCAAAATGAAAATTTCACTTGAAATCTTGGGTAATTTAAGTATAATAGTATAAGTGTAAAATAATGCAGCGTAAAAAAAGAAAGCGCGTCAACAGTCTTATGCCTATTTTAGGAAGGTAAGTAACTGCGGCTGCTAAATGCGAAAACCTAATCAGGGACTGCACGCATTCGGTTTTTTAATGAATTATTTTACTCCAAAAAATTAATTGGAGGCTATATAATGTCTAGATATACAGGACCATCATGGAAACAATCACGCCGTTTAGGAATTTCCCTAACCGAAACAGGTAAAGAATTACAAAAACGCCCATTCCCACCAGGACAACATGGGAATCAACGTAAAAAATTATCTGAATACGGTATGCAATTACAAGAAAAACAAAAATTACGTCATATGTACGGTTTAAATGAACGTCAATTTGCGACTTTATTTAAAAAAGCAGGTAAAATTAAAGAAGGTAAACACGGTGAAAACTTCATGGTGTTACTAGAAACACGTTTAGATAACTTAGTTTTTCGTTTAGGTTTTGCTAATACACGTCGTCAAGCTCGCCAATTAGTAAACCATGGTCATATTACCGTTGATGGCAAACGTGTAGATATCCCTTCTTACTTAGTTCAACCGGATCAAGTGATTGCTTTACGTGAAAAATCACGCGAATTAGATATTATTAAAGCAAACTTAGAAGCAACTGTAAGTCGTTTAGACTTTGTTTCTTATGATGCAGATAATTTTGCAGGAACTTTAACCCGTTTCCCATTACGTGAAGAACTAAATGCTGAAGTTGATGAAGCACTTGTTGTTGAGTACTATAACAAATTAGGTTAATCAATCAGGATCATGTTTTAAAGTTGGGCTACATCAAATTCATAGTCCATCATGACTTTAAGAGGCTGTAGCATTTTTAATGCATGCAGTCTCTTATGTTTTTATTGAGAGCGTAAAAAAGCCGAACTTTTAATGATAGTGCTCAGCCCAACTGAAAAGAGAGGCGGAAAACGGTTCTAATATCATTAAATGTTCGGTTTTTTTGAAGCAAGGAGTTTTATTTGGTATAAACTCGGCATAACTATATAACTATTCTGAAGACAACTCTTTAAATAAAGTTGTGATAATGGTATAATTCAATGTGATAATTAGGCTTATTTTAAAATGGGCATACTGAAACAATTAAAAAAAGGCAGAGGGGCGAAACATTTGAGGTTTACTGACATACTATTTATAATCGTCGTTCTAGTGTTGGTTGCCTATGGCGTAATCTATTACGTACGGACGCAGCGCAGTAGAGAACTTAGAGAATTAGAACAACGAAAAGATGACATGATGTCCGTATCGATTGCAGACCAACTTTTCACATTGAAAAATATGGATTTATCGGGTCAAACCAAACGTAAGTATGAAAGTATCGTGGCATCGTGGCAAACAATTACTAATTTTCAATTTACAGAAATCGAGTCAGCTCTTGTAGGGGCTGAGCAATATTCTGAGCAAATGAATTTAGTAAAAGCCAAAAAAACGATGGCTCAAGCCCGTGAGATGATGGATGAAACAGAAGTCCAAGTCAATGATTTACATGATATGCTTACGGAGTTACTTAAAGTTGATACGGAAAACTACGAAAAACATGAACAATTGATGGAACGATATAATACAGCCAGAAAAAGTATTATGAACCATAGTTTTGATTATGGACCAGCTATCGAAACATTAGAGAAAAACTTAAACTATTTAGAATTAAATTTTACTAAATACAATGAATACACCAAAAATGGTGATCATCTTGAAGCACGCGATATGTTAGAGAATATCGAGTCCGATTTAACTAGCTTAGAAGAGATACTTGAGAAAATCCCAGCTATGTATAGTCAAATCAAAAATCAATATGAAGATTCTTTAGAAGATTTACGCGATGGCTATCAAAAAATGCTCGACAGTCGCTTTAATTTTGAGGATATCAGTATTCCGGAAAAGATTGACGAAATACAAGAGCAACTTAATGATGCCAAAAATCGCATTAAACAAGCCGACTTAGTTGAAGCGAAGACATTAATGGATAAAGCTGAACGCAATATTAATTCCTTATATGATTTAATGGAGACTGAAATTGCTTCGCGCGACTTCGTTAACAAAAATATCGTTCAATTAAAAACTTTATTAAATGAAGTAGCGGAGCACAACCGTTATGCAAGTATTGAAGTTGATCGTATTGCACAGTCATATATCTTGCATGAAAATGAAGTTGAAACGATTGGCGAGTTAACCGATCAAATTGAAATTGAATATAATAAATACCGCCAATTAACGCGTGATATTGAAGAGCATAATGCGATTTATACCAACATTGAATCGTCCATTAAAAAAATTCGTAAACGTGTGGAAGAAATCGATGAAAGTCAAAATAACATCTTAAAAGGACTGTCCGATCTTAACCATCGTGAAAAAGAAACCAAAAATAATTTGGATATGTATGAATTAGAATTACGTAACTTTAAACGTAAAGTGGAGAAAAACCACTTACCGGGTTTACACGATAATTATTATGCGTTATTTTATAAAGTAACGGATCAAATTGAAAATCTATCGCATCAATTAAATCGTGTCCGGATTAATATGGTTGAAATTGATCAGCTTGAAAGTCAATTAGTTGAGAATTTAGCCGATTTGGATGAATTGACTGAAGAGACGGTGGATAGCGCCATGTTAACTGAATATATGATTCAGCACAGCAATCGTTTTCGTTATGATTATCCCGAAGTGGATCAGGCAATTAAAGAGGCACAATATTTGTTCTACCAAGAGTATCGCTATGAAGAAGCTTTGGCTGTTATTGAGAAAGCCTTACGTCGTGTAGAGCAAGATGCGCCTACTCAAGTTCGCCGGATGTATCATCAGGAAAAGCAAACGCGCTTATAAACCATCCAATAGGTCAAAGGTAATTGTTAATTATCGCAATAAAACCTGTCCGCATCCCATGATGTGACAGGTTTTTCTATTGTTCAAACTAAGGAGGAAACAATGATTTATTTTGATAACAGTGCAACCACGCAACCCTACCCCGATGTTTTAGAAACAGCTCAGACGGTTGCCATGAATTATTTTGCTAATCCTTCAAGTGCCCATCCGGCTGGTGAAGCTTCAAGTAGTCTTTTGGAACAGGCCAGAAAGCAATTTGGTCAATTACTAGGCTATCAGAGTCAGGAAATCTATTTCACAGCGAGTGGCACCGAAGCTAATAATTGGGTTTTTCAAGCCATCCTGCAACAACTAAAAGTCATTCATCCACATAAAAACAAAGTCTTGATTTCAGCTGTTGAGCATCCATCAATCACTAATCAAATCCCTCTATTACAGCAACGGGGTTTTGAAGTTATTTTACTTGAAGTCGATGGTTATGGACGGTTGGACGTGGATAAACTGGAGGATCATTTAGCTGATGATGTCCTTCTGTTATCGACGATTGCTGTCAATAATGAAGTAGGTACCCTCCAACCCTTTAAAGAAATTGAAACCCTCTTAACTAAATACCCCCAAATCATTTGGCATGTTGACGCTGTCCAAGCCATGACCACCCAAATGGAACTTGTCAAACGTTCAAGAATTGATTTACTCACCTTATCAAGCCATAAATTCCATGGTATACGCGGTTTAGGTGTTTTAGCCCAACGTCAACGGGTTGAAAAAGGGATCTGGGTTTATGGGGGTGGTCAAGAACGCGGTCTACGAAGTGGTACCGAGAATTTACCAGCTATCGTAGCAGGTGCCAAAGCTTTACGGATGACCCAAGACGAGCAAATAGAAACGAAAGCAAAGTTAAAAACATTTCAAGAACAAATTGTTCAACAATTTAAAGCTTTAAATTGGGAGGTTTTTGGCTATCCTTATACAGCTGAACATATTATAGCTGTCGCATTGCCTCCTTTACCTGGCGAAGTGATACTGAACGCTTTTGCGGAAGAGAGCTTGTTTGTTTCGACAACGAGTGCTTGCTCTAGTCGTAAACCATCCACGCATCATACCTTAAAAGCGATGGGTATCCCAGATGCCATTTCTAAATCCACCATTCGTATCAGTTTAGCTAGTACGAATACACTAGCCGAAGTAGAGCAATTATTGCTAGCTATAGAACGTATTACGCAAAAATTAAGTGCACATAAATAGGGGGCTATTATGCAAACCAATGAAATATTAATCCATTATGGTGAGTTATCAACTAAAGGCAAAAACCGTAAGATGTTCCAGCAAAAGATGGCTGAACAAATTCGGTTAAAGACACAACATTTGGAACGTTTAAAGATCATACCATTGCACGATTTTATGTTTGTCCAATGGAAAGAATCTGATTATACAGCTATTAGTGAAATTTTAAGCAAAATCCCAGGTATTTCTCGTTTTGAACCTGTTTATCGTGTGGATAAAGATATAGATGCCATCAAACAATTAGCCGTAGAGATATTTAGTTCGATTGATGTCAAAGCAGGTGAGTCGTTCAGAGTTGTTGCTAAGCGGTCTGACAAACAGTTTCCGCACGATTCCATGTCGATTCAACGAGAAGTAGGTGGTGTTATTGGTGAACACTTTCCTCAATTAGTGGTTGATTTGCGGAAACCGACCTATAGTTTAACTATTAGTATTCATCAAGAAGACCGGGCTTATTTAAGTCTGCTTTCATTCCCTGGTCTTGGTGGGATGCCCTATGGTTCGAGTGGTAAAGGTTTGTTGATGCTTTCAGGTGGGTTTGATTCACCGATTGCCGGTTACCAAATGATTAAACGAGGCTTGGCTATTGAAGCGGTGCATTTTGCCAGTCCACCGTATACCAGTCCTCAAGCACTGGAAAAAGCCAAGAAATTAACTTCTGTTTTAGCCCAATATGGCCTAGCGATTACTTTCCATAATGTGCCTTTTGCGCGAATTCAAGAAGAAATTAAAGCCAATGTACATGAAGATTTATCGATGACAGTGATGCGTCGGATGATGTTAAGGATTATGGATCGCTTATTAGTTTTACGCGACGCTCATGCAATTGTAACGGGTGAATCCTTAGGACAAGTTGCTTCACAAACCATTAAGAGTATTCAAGTGATTAATGAAGTGACTCATTCACCGATTTTCCGTCCGCTTATCGCTGCTGATAAAAATGATATTATTGCCTTGGCAGAACAAATTGGCACCTATGATATTTCGAATGAGCCTTATGAAGATTGCTGTACCGTTTTTGCGCCAAGAACCCCTAAGACGAAACCGCGTTTAGATATCATTGAAGCAGAAGAAGCTAAGTTAAATATTGAAGAATTAGTTGAAGAGGCTGTTCGCGGGATTGAACGTACAACCATTGATGAGCATTATATTAAGCAATCGACCGAGTCATTTAGTCATCTATTATAAAATCCTTCTAAAAGCATATTGATTGCTAATTGTAATAAATATCTTTACAATTATATTAGTAAGCTAAATTAGAAAGGATGAGTTCTTTGGAAATTACGTTTAAAGGTGAGCCTGTAAAATTAGTGGGTAATCCACCCCAAGTTGGCGAAATGATGCCAAATGCTACTGTAACCGATAAAGACGGTAACGCCGTTCAATTGCATGAATTAATTAAAGATACCACTATTCTGAGTGTGGTTCCGAATGTAACAACCAGCGTGTGTAGTATTCAAACGCAACGTTTTGCTGAAGGAACAAAAGATAAAGATTATCAATTTTTATCCGTTAGTGTCAACACTCCAGAAGAATGGGACGGTTGGAAATCAGAACATAATTTATCAATGACTACGCTCTCTGATACTGACCGTGATTTTGGTCAAGCTACTGGCTTGTTAATGGAAGGCTTAGATTTATTAGCACGTTCAGTTTTTGTTTTAGATGCACAAAAAATCGTTAAATATGTACAAATTGTTCCTGAAGGAACGGATGAACCAAGTTATGATGAGGCCATTGCAGCCGCCGATAGTCTATAATTAGCCAATCGTTTTAGCATATAAACTACGAACATTCAATGATAGTAGAAATGTCTAACCATTAGAGACTACTTTCTTTGAATGTTCGTTTTTTTATTGCATAGCTGTGCCATTTACTGTTATCCTTATAGTTAGAAAGAGTGATTAACTGTGAATAATACCATTCAACAGATGGCAAAAATTATACAAAATAGTAAAAAACTTGTCTTTTTTGGTGGAGCAGGTGTTTCGACTGAAAGTGGTATCCCTGATTTTCGGTCTGCTACAGGTATCTATCAAAAAGACACTGGTACCCATTATTCACCTGAACAAATTATT
This window of the Fundicoccus culcitae genome carries:
- a CDS encoding 5'-methylthioadenosine/adenosylhomocysteine nucleosidase translates to MKIGIIGAMEEEILMLKETIINPVIETYSGFEVVSGQLGDHQVALVLSGIGKVNATLSVMILKEKYQIDLIINTGSAGAVDPAIKVGDVVIAHSLSHHDVDVTGFGYAYGQMAGMPERYLPDSELLRIAQMVCRTFEIEPIIGLVVSGDQFINSKEQINKIRTNFPTARAVDMESAAIAQASYVLDIPYVIIRSISDNANDEASVDFDTFIELASRVSASMVIEFVKQVPFDPYAK
- the rpsD gene encoding 30S ribosomal protein S4 is translated as MSRYTGPSWKQSRRLGISLTETGKELQKRPFPPGQHGNQRKKLSEYGMQLQEKQKLRHMYGLNERQFATLFKKAGKIKEGKHGENFMVLLETRLDNLVFRLGFANTRRQARQLVNHGHITVDGKRVDIPSYLVQPDQVIALREKSRELDIIKANLEATVSRLDFVSYDADNFAGTLTRFPLREELNAEVDEALVVEYYNKLG
- a CDS encoding septation ring formation regulator EzrA — protein: MRFTDILFIIVVLVLVAYGVIYYVRTQRSRELRELEQRKDDMMSVSIADQLFTLKNMDLSGQTKRKYESIVASWQTITNFQFTEIESALVGAEQYSEQMNLVKAKKTMAQAREMMDETEVQVNDLHDMLTELLKVDTENYEKHEQLMERYNTARKSIMNHSFDYGPAIETLEKNLNYLELNFTKYNEYTKNGDHLEARDMLENIESDLTSLEEILEKIPAMYSQIKNQYEDSLEDLRDGYQKMLDSRFNFEDISIPEKIDEIQEQLNDAKNRIKQADLVEAKTLMDKAERNINSLYDLMETEIASRDFVNKNIVQLKTLLNEVAEHNRYASIEVDRIAQSYILHENEVETIGELTDQIEIEYNKYRQLTRDIEEHNAIYTNIESSIKKIRKRVEEIDESQNNILKGLSDLNHREKETKNNLDMYELELRNFKRKVEKNHLPGLHDNYYALFYKVTDQIENLSHQLNRVRINMVEIDQLESQLVENLADLDELTEETVDSAMLTEYMIQHSNRFRYDYPEVDQAIKEAQYLFYQEYRYEEALAVIEKALRRVEQDAPTQVRRMYHQEKQTRL
- a CDS encoding cysteine desulfurase family protein, producing MIYFDNSATTQPYPDVLETAQTVAMNYFANPSSAHPAGEASSSLLEQARKQFGQLLGYQSQEIYFTASGTEANNWVFQAILQQLKVIHPHKNKVLISAVEHPSITNQIPLLQQRGFEVILLEVDGYGRLDVDKLEDHLADDVLLLSTIAVNNEVGTLQPFKEIETLLTKYPQIIWHVDAVQAMTTQMELVKRSRIDLLTLSSHKFHGIRGLGVLAQRQRVEKGIWVYGGGQERGLRSGTENLPAIVAGAKALRMTQDEQIETKAKLKTFQEQIVQQFKALNWEVFGYPYTAEHIIAVALPPLPGEVILNAFAEESLFVSTTSACSSRKPSTHHTLKAMGIPDAISKSTIRISLASTNTLAEVEQLLLAIERITQKLSAHK
- the thiI gene encoding tRNA uracil 4-sulfurtransferase ThiI, whose protein sequence is MQTNEILIHYGELSTKGKNRKMFQQKMAEQIRLKTQHLERLKIIPLHDFMFVQWKESDYTAISEILSKIPGISRFEPVYRVDKDIDAIKQLAVEIFSSIDVKAGESFRVVAKRSDKQFPHDSMSIQREVGGVIGEHFPQLVVDLRKPTYSLTISIHQEDRAYLSLLSFPGLGGMPYGSSGKGLLMLSGGFDSPIAGYQMIKRGLAIEAVHFASPPYTSPQALEKAKKLTSVLAQYGLAITFHNVPFARIQEEIKANVHEDLSMTVMRRMMLRIMDRLLVLRDAHAIVTGESLGQVASQTIKSIQVINEVTHSPIFRPLIAADKNDIIALAEQIGTYDISNEPYEDCCTVFAPRTPKTKPRLDIIEAEEAKLNIEELVEEAVRGIERTTIDEHYIKQSTESFSHLL
- a CDS encoding thiol peroxidase, with product MEITFKGEPVKLVGNPPQVGEMMPNATVTDKDGNAVQLHELIKDTTILSVVPNVTTSVCSIQTQRFAEGTKDKDYQFLSVSVNTPEEWDGWKSEHNLSMTTLSDTDRDFGQATGLLMEGLDLLARSVFVLDAQKIVKYVQIVPEGTDEPSYDEAIAAADSL